A single region of the Gasterosteus aculeatus chromosome 1, fGasAcu3.hap1.1, whole genome shotgun sequence genome encodes:
- the LOC144410288 gene encoding uncharacterized protein LOC144410288 produces the protein MDGTTTSLWLFLLLSRLPLCPTDEGRGLLTARPTGSSSTPAGLVTAPPASGGCLMDTEMGLVAVGSAAALIVCLLGATAVLACQVCLIRRRVYAPRTPRSNLDLVSGAGYWGLERPGAGGLVGPCDGAVVLEEVRSDGEAEEEGGAEERVSLMQRSASRDSCLVVPKDLEDMPLVV, from the coding sequence ATGGACGGAACCACAACCTCCCTCTGGCTGTTCCTCCTGCTCAGCCGCCTGCCGCTCTGTCCCACCGACGAGGGGCGGGGCCTCCTGACCGCGCGGCCGACGGGCAGCAGCTCGACGCCCGCCGGCCTCGTCACCGCCCCGCCCGCTAGCGGCGGCTGCCTGATGGACACGGAGATGGGTCTGGTCGCCGTGGGCTCGGCGGCCGCGCTCATCGTCTGCCTGCTGGGGGCCACCGCCGTGCTGGCCTGTCAGGTGTGCCTCATTCGGCGCCGGGTCTACGCCCCCCGGACGCCCCGGTCCAACCTGGACCTGGTGAGCGGCGCCGGGTACTGGGGCCTGGAGCGGCCGGGGGCGGGAGGGCTGGTGGGGCCGTGTGACGGCGCCGTGGTGCTGGAGGAAGTGAGAAGCGACGGAGAGGCGGAGGAAGAGGGCGGAGCCGAGGAGAGGGTCAGTCTGATGCAGCGCTCCGCCTCCAGAGACTCGTGTCTGGTGGTTCCCAAGGACCTGGAGGACATGCCCCTGGTGGTGTGA
- the LOC144410280 gene encoding uncharacterized protein LOC144410280 isoform X2, whose translation MFAVCRRLILAWLLTHGAALTTGPDSGPSHAVTGPPPTAHAAKKEPPPTAPTAKKEPPGGGHVTRETDSGTPPTTDLTAFPPRGSTRSAGGAKTTWEKPLDFTTTGEPITAPPAATASTRPVSSRTASTRPVSSRTASTRPVSSRTASTRPVSSRTASTRPVSSRTASTRPVSSRTASTRTASSRPASTRPASTRPASSQTSSTRPVSVRTGSTTTSRPTDMTTRLPSGLLSTTQASTGAPAPTSSAGLHGTPAAAKTASVHTGGTKESGRGGKRQKPREGSTHGQVVAGLIGGALVGMMVGFLLIYLKKRQLQKQQVTTADWAGPSPFLEGDGPAPLRPSNRISLSGFLSQRQSALPETELEDMAPGSTFGGVAKETASNGGSVNATESRASPTDGPPQ comes from the exons ATGTTCGCCGTCTGCAGGAGGCTGATCCTCGCCTGGCTGCTGACACACGGCGCCGCGCTGACGACCGGCCCGGACAGCGGCCCCTCGCACGCCGTGACGGGACCGCCGCCCACAGCGCACG CGGCCAAGAAGGAGCCGCCGCCCACAGCGCCCACGGCCAAGAAGGAGCCGCCCGGCGGTGGTCACGTGACCCGAGAGACCGACAGCGGCACGCCGCCAACAACCGACCTGACGGCGTTTCCCCCGAGGGGCTCCACCCGCTCCGCAGGTGGTGCCAAGACCACATGGGAGAAGCCGCTGGACTTCACGACAACTGGCGAACCGATAACGGCACCACCAGCGGCAACTGCCTCCACCCGACCCGTCTCCTCCCGAACCGCATCCACCCGACCCGTCTCCTCCCGAACCGCATCCACCCGACCCGTCTCCTCCCGAACCGCATCCACCCGACCCGTCTCCTCCCGAACCGCATCCACCCGACCCGTCTCCTCCCGAACCGCATCCACCCGACCCGTCTCCTCCCGAACCGCATCCACCCGAACCGCATCCTCCCGACCCGCCTCCACCCGACCCGCCTCCACCCGACCCGCCTCCTCCCAAACCAGCTCCACCCGACCAGTCTCCGTCCGAACCGGCTCCACCACAACCAGCCGACCCACCGATATGACGACCCGGCTGCCCTCCGGCCTCCTCTCCACCACGCAGGCGTCTACCGGCGCCCCCGCGCCTACGTCGTCCGCCGGTTTACACGGAACTCCGGCCGCGGCAAAGACGGCGTCTGTCCACACCGGCGGGACAAAGGAAAGTGGACGGGGGGGCAAGAGGCAGAAGCCCCGCGAGGGGTCGACCCACGGCCAGGTGGTGGCGGGGCTGATCGGCGGCGCCCTGGTGGGGATGATGGTGGGCTTCCTGCTCATCTACCTGAAGAAGCGGCAGCTTCAGAAGCAGCAGGTGACCACCGCCGACTGGGCCGGCCCCTCGCCGTTCCTCGAGGGCGACGGCCCGGCGCCCCTCAGGCCGTCGAACCGCATCTCGCTGTCGGGCTTCCTGTCCCAGAGGCAGTCGGCGCTGCCGGAAACGGAGCTGGAGGACATGGCGCCGGGCAGCACGTTTGGGGGCGTCGCCAAGGAGACGGCGAGCAACGGAGGCAGTGTGAACGCGACGGAGAGCCGCGCCTCTCCGACCGACGGGCCGCCGCAGTAG
- the nlk2 gene encoding serine/threonine-protein kinase NLK: MALGGATATHVTKMMAAYNSGSSTVAAHHQHHHQLPHLPPPHMQPHHHHHHHHNNNNNHQVGQHHLQHPGSAAAALHSVQQQAYFPSPAPGQAPGPAAAAAAPGQVQAAAVKAHHNRHHLQPQLDMEPDRPIGYGAFGVVWSVTDPRDGKRVALKKMPNVFQNLVSCKRVFRELKMLSFFKHENVLSALDILQPPHIDYFEEIYVVTELMQSDLHKIIVSPQPLSSDHAKVFLYQILRGLKYLHSAGILHRDIKPGNLLVNSNCVLKICDFGLARVEESDESRHMTQEVVTQYYRAPEILMGSRHYSNSIDIWSVGCIFAELLGRRILFQAQSPIQQLDLITDLLGTPSLEAMRTACEGARTHILRGPHKQPSLPVLYSLSGQATHEAVHLLCRMLVFDPAKRISAKDALAHPYLDEGRLRYHTCMCRCCYTTSPGRVYTSDFEPVTEPKFDDGFEKNLSSVRQVKEIIHQFILEQQKGSRVPLCINPQSAAFKSFISSTVAHPSEMPPSPLVWE, translated from the exons ATGGCTCTTGGCGGCGCCACGGCTACACATGTTACGAAAATGATGGCCGCTTACAACAGCGGCTCCTCGACGGTGGCCGCCCACCACCAGCATCACCACCAGCTCCCGCacctcccgcccccccacatgcaaccgcaccaccaccaccaccaccaccacaataacaacaacaaccaccaagtGGGCCAGCATCACCTGCAGCACCCTggctccgccgccgccgccctgcaCTCGGTCCAGCAGCAGGCCTACTTCCCGTCCCCCGCCCCGGGGCAAGCCCccgggccggcggcggcggcagcggcccCGGGCCAGGTCCAAGCCGCTGCGGTCAAAGCGCACCACAACCGGCACCACCTGCAGCCGCAGCTGGACATGGAGCCCGACCGGCCCATCGGGTACGGGGCGTTCGGGGTCGTCTG GTCCGTGACGGACCCCCGAGACGGGAAGAGGGTCGCCCTCAAAAAGATGCCCAACGTCTTCCAGAACCTCGTTTCCTGCAAGAGGGTCTTCAGGGAGCTCAAGATGCTGTCCTTCTTCAAACATGAGAAT GTCCTCTCCGCTCTGGACATCCTCCAACCTCCTCACATCGACTACTTTGAAGAGAT CTACGTGGTGACTGAGCTGATGCAGAGTGACCTCCATAAGATCATCGTGTCTCCTCAGCCCCTGAGCTCAGACCACGCCAAGGTCTTCCTCTACCAGATTCTACGAG gactGAAATACCTTCATTCTGCTGGAATTCTACATCGCGATATCAAGCCTGGAAACCTGCTGGTCAACAGCAACTGTGTGCTCAAG ATCTGTGACTTCGGCCTGGCCCGGGTGGAGGAGTCGGACGAGTCGCGCCACATGACCCAGGAAGTGGTGACCCAGTACTACCGGGCTCCAGAGATCCTCATGGGGAGCCGCCACTACTCCAACTCCATCGACATCTGGTCCGTGGGCTGCATCTTCGCTGAGCTGCTGGGGAGACGCATCCTCTTCCAGGCCCAGAGTCCCATCCAGCAG CTGGATCTCATCACTGACCTGCTGGGGACGCCCTCCTTGGAGGCCATGAGGACGGCGTGCGAAGGCGCCCGTACGCACATCCTCAGAGGACCTCACAAACAG CCGTCGCTTCCTGTTCTGTACTCGCTGTCTGGCCAAGCGACCCACGAGGCGGTGCACCTCCTCTGCAGGATGCTGGTGTTCGACCCG GCCAAGCGGATCTCGGCGAAGGACGCGCTGGCCCACCCGTACCTGGACGAGGGCCGCCTGCGCTACCACACCTGCATGTGCAGGTGCTGCTACACCACCTCCCCCGGGCGCGTCTACACCAGCGACTTCGAGCCCGTCACCGAGCCCAAGTTCGACGACGGCTTTGAGAAGAACCTGAGCTCCGTGagacaggtcaaag agaTCATCCACCAGTTCAtcctggagcagcagaagggGAGTCGAGTGCCGCTCTGCATCAACCCGCAATCCGCTGCTTTCAAAAGCTTCATCAG CTCCACCGTGGCTCATCCCTCTGAAATGCCGCCGTCTCCGCTGGTGTGGGAGTAG
- the LOC144410280 gene encoding uncharacterized protein LOC144410280 isoform X1 produces MFAVCRRLILAWLLTHGAALTTGPDSGPSHAVTGPPPTAHAVTGPPPTAHTAKKEPPPTAPTAKKEPPPTAPTAKKEPPGGGHVTRETDSGTPPTTDLTAFPPRGSTRSAGGAKTTWEKPLDFTTTGEPITAPPAATASTRPVSSRTASTRPVSSRTASTRPVSSRTASTRPVSSRTASTRPVSSRTASTRPVSSRTASTRTASSRPASTRPASTRPASSQTSSTRPVSVRTGSTTTSRPTDMTTRLPSGLLSTTQASTGAPAPTSSAGLHGTPAAAKTASVHTGGTKESGRGGKRQKPREGSTHGQVVAGLIGGALVGMMVGFLLIYLKKRQLQKQQVTTADWAGPSPFLEGDGPAPLRPSNRISLSGFLSQRQSALPETELEDMAPGSTFGGVAKETASNGGSVNATESRASPTDGPPQ; encoded by the coding sequence ATGTTCGCCGTCTGCAGGAGGCTGATCCTCGCCTGGCTGCTGACACACGGCGCCGCGCTGACGACCGGCCCGGACAGCGGCCCCTCGCACGCCGTGACGGGACCGCCGCCCACAGCGCACGCCGTGACGGGACCGCCGCCCACAGCGCACACGGCCAAGAAGGAGCCGCCGCCCACAGCGCCCACGGCCAAGAAGGAGCCGCCGCCCACAGCGCCCACGGCCAAGAAGGAGCCGCCCGGCGGTGGTCACGTGACCCGAGAGACCGACAGCGGCACGCCGCCAACAACCGACCTGACGGCGTTTCCCCCGAGGGGCTCCACCCGCTCCGCAGGTGGTGCCAAGACCACATGGGAGAAGCCGCTGGACTTCACGACAACTGGCGAACCGATAACGGCACCACCAGCGGCAACTGCCTCCACCCGACCCGTCTCCTCCCGAACCGCATCCACCCGACCCGTCTCCTCCCGAACCGCATCCACCCGACCCGTCTCCTCCCGAACCGCATCCACCCGACCCGTCTCCTCCCGAACCGCATCCACCCGACCCGTCTCCTCCCGAACCGCATCCACCCGACCCGTCTCCTCCCGAACCGCATCCACCCGAACCGCATCCTCCCGACCCGCCTCCACCCGACCCGCCTCCACCCGACCCGCCTCCTCCCAAACCAGCTCCACCCGACCAGTCTCCGTCCGAACCGGCTCCACCACAACCAGCCGACCCACCGATATGACGACCCGGCTGCCCTCCGGCCTCCTCTCCACCACGCAGGCGTCTACCGGCGCCCCCGCGCCTACGTCGTCCGCCGGTTTACACGGAACTCCGGCCGCGGCAAAGACGGCGTCTGTCCACACCGGCGGGACAAAGGAAAGTGGACGGGGGGGCAAGAGGCAGAAGCCCCGCGAGGGGTCGACCCACGGCCAGGTGGTGGCGGGGCTGATCGGCGGCGCCCTGGTGGGGATGATGGTGGGCTTCCTGCTCATCTACCTGAAGAAGCGGCAGCTTCAGAAGCAGCAGGTGACCACCGCCGACTGGGCCGGCCCCTCGCCGTTCCTCGAGGGCGACGGCCCGGCGCCCCTCAGGCCGTCGAACCGCATCTCGCTGTCGGGCTTCCTGTCCCAGAGGCAGTCGGCGCTGCCGGAAACGGAGCTGGAGGACATGGCGCCGGGCAGCACGTTTGGGGGCGTCGCCAAGGAGACGGCGAGCAACGGAGGCAGTGTGAACGCGACGGAGAGCCGCGCCTCTCCGACCGACGGGCCGCCGCAGTAG
- the LOC144410280 gene encoding uncharacterized protein LOC144410280 isoform X3, with amino-acid sequence MFAVCRRLILAWLLTHGAALTTGPDSGPSHAVTGPPPTAHAVTGPPPTAHTAKKEPPGGGHVTRETDSGTPPTTDLTAFPPRGSTRSAGGAKTTWEKPLDFTTTGEPITAPPAATASTRPVSSRTASTRPVSSRTASTRPVSSRTASTRPVSSRTASTRPVSSRTASTRPVSSRTASTRTASSRPASTRPASTRPASSQTSSTRPVSVRTGSTTTSRPTDMTTRLPSGLLSTTQASTGAPAPTSSAGLHGTPAAAKTASVHTGGTKESGRGGKRQKPREGSTHGQVVAGLIGGALVGMMVGFLLIYLKKRQLQKQQVTTADWAGPSPFLEGDGPAPLRPSNRISLSGFLSQRQSALPETELEDMAPGSTFGGVAKETASNGGSVNATESRASPTDGPPQ; translated from the exons ATGTTCGCCGTCTGCAGGAGGCTGATCCTCGCCTGGCTGCTGACACACGGCGCCGCGCTGACGACCGGCCCGGACAGCGGCCCCTCGCACGCCGTGACGGGACCGCCGCCCACAGCGCACGCCGTGACGGGACCGCCGCCCACAGCGCA CACGGCCAAGAAGGAGCCGCCCGGCGGTGGTCACGTGACCCGAGAGACCGACAGCGGCACGCCGCCAACAACCGACCTGACGGCGTTTCCCCCGAGGGGCTCCACCCGCTCCGCAGGTGGTGCCAAGACCACATGGGAGAAGCCGCTGGACTTCACGACAACTGGCGAACCGATAACGGCACCACCAGCGGCAACTGCCTCCACCCGACCCGTCTCCTCCCGAACCGCATCCACCCGACCCGTCTCCTCCCGAACCGCATCCACCCGACCCGTCTCCTCCCGAACCGCATCCACCCGACCCGTCTCCTCCCGAACCGCATCCACCCGACCCGTCTCCTCCCGAACCGCATCCACCCGACCCGTCTCCTCCCGAACCGCATCCACCCGAACCGCATCCTCCCGACCCGCCTCCACCCGACCCGCCTCCACCCGACCCGCCTCCTCCCAAACCAGCTCCACCCGACCAGTCTCCGTCCGAACCGGCTCCACCACAACCAGCCGACCCACCGATATGACGACCCGGCTGCCCTCCGGCCTCCTCTCCACCACGCAGGCGTCTACCGGCGCCCCCGCGCCTACGTCGTCCGCCGGTTTACACGGAACTCCGGCCGCGGCAAAGACGGCGTCTGTCCACACCGGCGGGACAAAGGAAAGTGGACGGGGGGGCAAGAGGCAGAAGCCCCGCGAGGGGTCGACCCACGGCCAGGTGGTGGCGGGGCTGATCGGCGGCGCCCTGGTGGGGATGATGGTGGGCTTCCTGCTCATCTACCTGAAGAAGCGGCAGCTTCAGAAGCAGCAGGTGACCACCGCCGACTGGGCCGGCCCCTCGCCGTTCCTCGAGGGCGACGGCCCGGCGCCCCTCAGGCCGTCGAACCGCATCTCGCTGTCGGGCTTCCTGTCCCAGAGGCAGTCGGCGCTGCCGGAAACGGAGCTGGAGGACATGGCGCCGGGCAGCACGTTTGGGGGCGTCGCCAAGGAGACGGCGAGCAACGGAGGCAGTGTGAACGCGACGGAGAGCCGCGCCTCTCCGACCGACGGGCCGCCGCAGTAG